The Carassius carassius chromosome 5, fCarCar2.1, whole genome shotgun sequence DNA window CTGAGAGATTAAAAATTGTCATCTGAAGTTTGACAGCATGCAGGCCAATGTATACCAAGATGCCAACACAAACTGCAGAGGCGGTAGAGGGTTAAACGTTCAGTCCAGGGTGAAAATGGGCACTCATTtccaaaacattacaaaaacaagagacataaaggaaaaacaaaaaaaagtccaaaTGACTCTGACACAAGCAGCCAGACTGAGGAGGTGGTGGTGAATGTGAGGGGGAGTGGATGTGGCCTCTGCCTGTCTCTCCACCCTTGGTTTGGATCTTGGTCCTCAAGTGGTGACACCCACCTGTTTGTCACTCACCTGTTCCTGCAGCTCAGCCAGCCGAGTGGCCCGTTCCTCCTCCGAGTCGGAGCTGGAACTGGAAGAGTCGGCGCTGCTCTCGCTGCTGCCGGTGCTCTTGCTCACCACTGCCGTGGCTGATACCGCACTGGGCGAGGACGGCTCTGCGGGTTCATCGGGCATCTTGGCGAATTTCATCTCAAACACATCCTGCAGGACATGGACAAACAAGATTGGTGAGATCTGAAAGCTCATGATAAGGCACAATGGCTCATTGTCAAGCAATGCACCTGCAGTTTTCTTGCCATGGCAACGACCTCATGATCGGGTGGGTTGTATTTGTAACAATTTGAGAACATTAACCGAATATCTGCTGCAAAACTTTGGGCGTCTTGGTATTCTCGACTGTCCatctttttctgaaaaaaaaaaaaaagctataataaggtaaaaataaataaacatacacatatatacacacacacacacccatatatatatatatatatatatatatatatatatggtgaatTAAGGGGATATTTTTTTCTCAGTCCTTTCAATTCAGGTGCCCCAATTTATCTGAATTcaccatatatacacacacaaacacgcagtaCTGTGCAATTATCGTCAAGTcagtctggaataacatgaagaaacagaacaagcaAGTGCCTAGAACtttgaacagtactgtagctttgcaggctTCTTGGAAGTGACTCGGAGTCATTGCCACTCaattcttctggattgagtctgtctcagtttgttcggTTTCTTTATGTTATTCCAGACTGACTGGacgatggtgagatcagatctttttgtggagcactggctgttgtcagactccttgtgcaaacaaaaatctcactgggttattataattaatgtCAAAAATTATGTCTGGAAGTGTAAACGTATATTTCCTACTgatacactacagcaaaagatagaaataactgacttaaaaacatttcttttgttggtgaaaatactagtggcctaagacttttgcacagtactctatatgtgtgtgtgtgtgtgtgtttgtgtaccgtgtgtttgtgtgtatatatatacacgtgtgtaataaataaaataaatatttattatataatttatttagaatgtttatttatataaatacaattatttgtttttaaaaatttgttatacatttttataaaattatacatttattaatgttataaTTCAAATAATACAAACTACTGTGTGCAGAAATAATAATTCACAGAAAAgttctttatataaatataaaactatatcactagaaatttaatactACTAGTTTATATAAAAGTTTTTATCGTAATATAGTGTTGAAGTTTTACATATGTAGGcattttgaataatatatatagcatattattttcttttttgtgtgttatatagcttatgtaaataaatatattagattCATATGAACATTTACTATTATATACTCAAATGCCATCTGTCTTGAAAAGGTGAAATTGTGTGCCATACTTTGACAGTGCTGAGGTCCATTGGTTGCTTGATGATTTCGTGATAGTCATGCAGCTCGAGGGCCTCTGCATCTACAGGCTTGTAGAAGGGCCAGGCGTAGGCCGCATGCTTCTTGGAAAGCATCTCTTTAAGGATAGTGTCACAGTATTTGAGATGATCATTGAGCTTGTTTTTCTTGTTGCCTTGTTGTTGGACATCCCCATCCTCCAGGTCCTTTTTGGGAGGTTTAATGGGTCGACCAGTGCTCTCTCGTCTGGAAATGACTTTACTATGTTTGGACTCCAACATCGCAGTGGGCGACTCACTTCTGCTGGCAGTGATCGCACAGGTTGTGGGTGTGGTAGTGTCTGCTTTCCGCTTCACACCTTTCTTCTGAGAAAAATTATATTGGCATGTGTGTTAGaccacaatgaaaaaataaacagatgTTCAGTGGGGTACACTTAAGGAAGCCTTTTATAAGTGGTCCGGTTTAGGGTCAAATTGATCACCCATCAAACATGTTTTTTAGAGAACGAAAAAAAAAACCAGCCTACAAATAATTTTATTGCACAAACTATCACAGTACTCACAATGCATAATAATGGGAACATTGCTCATAGTAGGTGATGTGAAATGTATGCTGAAGGAAGTGAATCTGGCTCAAACATGGTGCTTTAGGAGATGAATTTGGAGATGTGACATCACATAAGAGGTTTTAGTGTGCTGACAGTCTAACAGCTACTTTTAGACTGTTAACACTAAAGCACAGCATGCTGTCACAAAACTAAAGACCTCTCAAAGAAGTTGCATCTAAATTCTCTAAATTCATTCCCTTTAAAGCCTAGCtgctaaaaataaagctaaaaatagaAGGAATATTAGAAGGAaggaatattataattatttataataaaaaataaaaacaattacataaatatttaatgaataaataaaaatagtcagttgctatatataataattcaaaactgtgttatatttataaaaaatctctgtttaatgtaaagaaaaatgttgtatataaatgtttagataaatagatagatattaATACGGTAATGTCTTATAATTTatagataaatatttaaaaataaatagtcatATTGATCCATCCCCAAAACAATTGTTCCCCCTCTTGGCAACAGATGACCTCAAAAAGTACTCTGCTAAGACAGAAACAATGAGAAGGACAGAGCAAATAAAGACCTGCAGCTTCCACATAGTTTGAGCTGGTCTTACTTTGACAACTGGCTGTGCAGTTGGGATCATGGATGTGGCAGGGGGCACAGCTTGGACATTGGAGGTGATGGTCGAGACTGGAGTCGCAGCTATTACAGGAGTCTGAGCCGGCTGAGGAGGGGAGCTCGGACATGACGAGGATGGTGAGCCAGTAGTCAGTGCTATTGATTGTTGGATTTCTGTTTGGATGTGATAATGACAAGGTCAGCTGGAATCTCTTCAAAGGTTTTTTAATGGTGACATCCAGTCAGTTACCTGAAGCAGGGGGTGCTCCAGGTTTCCGTGCTTTACCCTTCGGTGGTGGGGGTAAAAGTTCCACCTCCTCCTGGGGCATCTGAGCTACCTTTTGCAGGAAAACCTTTTCCAAGGCTTGAGCCATGAGAACAATGTCATCTGTTGGCTAGGACAATATTTCAAGGGAATTTCATTTAAATCACACATTATAAAacaaactggtaaaaaaaaaaaaaaaattaaattaaaaaaagagtaaATATTAAGAACTTAAATCTACCTTGTTATAGATATAACAGTTTGTGAACATAGTGTTAAAATCCTGCATGCATTCTCCAGCAGTCCAGTAGTAGTTATTCTCAAGTCGCTTCTTTATGGTTCCCATGTCCATTGGATTCTTGATAATTTTATGGTAGTCCTGTATGACAAAGATAATAAAATAGACAAGCTGTTATGCACTGGTTGGAGGAAAACAAACATTTATGGgcaatgtaaaaaattttttagatGTTCAAATACTAAATCTATTAGCATGTCTTTTATATTTGATTTCCAAGAAATAACACTGTacacattaaaattattattattttgataatcccaatacaacaacatcaaaaatgtTCTGACTCAAAATCTCTGACTCAATTAACTGCATGAATTTGGGACAGGACTATTTGCAGCCCAATCAATAGCAGATGGGACCCTTTAAAAGCAGtcaatatttttgcaattccatttggtAACACTAGAGGCACAGAAATGACACAAGACACCTTCaagtcaaaaacaacaacattgtgaaaaattattacaacttaaaataacttttctattttaaaatgtaatttattcccgtgatgacaaagctgatcattttgtggaaactgtgatgcatttttttcaggattatttcatgtgtagaaagttcaaaagaacagcatttatttggaaaataaatattttgtagcattataaacgCATGTACTCTCACTTTAGACcacttaatgtgtccttgctgaatatatatatatatatatatatatatatatatatatatatatatacatacatatatatatatatatatatatatatatatatatgtatgtatagggtgcaatttgtgaaaaaaaaacagagggggggggtgttttgaaacattttaattcataaaaataaatcatgagaacatgaactatatgacgtcatgcgctaattagcatatttatgacgtaagtgcgtcgtattgtattacctccctatgctcacatactgcaatttaatttagccatttaatttaattctcaataaaactgtttttattactatattttaatgtttctgttgtcagacaacggaatgaatactacaatgactgaaacgcggtccattaagactacataaccagctctcaaacattaatctgcactaatgaaatcaaatacacatacgataaagtcagtggttgtgctgtgactgatgtcggctatacttgtttgtaaaatagagttagaagcaacagaatatctttttttttcttttttttttactgaaagtgctgttcctctctgcgctcgctgaacagAGCAGATACAGActtacagagagagaggctcgcgctgggaaagagagacctcgcgctcgtacggcagcaccagagagtctcagagactaaataataattgtccaaaaagtcgctagatttgtcgctagtcactTTAGCAAGTCAGTCacaagttagcaactccactgcccagcggactCGGCTTTAACCGtttcgcaagtgttgataggctattactcgtgaggtgtaaccaatcagatagcgccgtggacgggacattgagcaagtctgcagagtggtgaatacagagaggctgcgtgccagccaaagtagcgcattttaaaataaaattgattttaatCACACCACGGATCAGTGATAAGTTTTGTGACCCGTCTCGCCAATAgtgtagcacaactgttttcaatgttggtaataataatatgtaataatgtttcttgagcaacaaatcaacatcttagaattatttctgaacgatcatgtgacactgtagactggtGTGAAGGCAGCTGAAAGTTCTGCTTTGCcgtaacaggaataaattaattttaaaatacattttaaaagaaaacaatttgttcaaatcaaaataatatttcacagtattactgtttcactgtatttgatcaaatacatgcagactttgtcttcataaaaaaaaaaaaacaatttgtaatAATTCCAAACTGATAGTGTATATTTATGACATGCAATTTCGGGAGTGTATATTTATGAAATGAAGCCAGAAACTATTTACTCACTGGCAGATTCAATTTGATGGCATCCACAGGTGTGTAAAAGGGCCACGCAAACTGATGCTTCCATAGAGTCTTCACAACCACATTCTGCATGTATTGTAGCTGGTTGGTTTTTCGGCCAGGCTTACCAGGGTTCGTGACCTCAGGAGGGGGAGGGTTCACAATAGGTGGAGGCACCTGTGCAGGGGATGTGACTACAGACATACTGCTCAGTTTAGGGGAAGACGTTGCTTGAATGACGTCTGTACGTCTCTTAGCTCAGTTACAATGATCCTCTTGCTGCTCCTTAGTCCCACCTCGACACACACA harbors:
- the brd3b gene encoding bromodomain-containing protein 3b isoform X4 → MSVVTSPAQVPPPIVNPPPPEVTNPGKPGRKTNQLQYMQNVVVKTLWKHQFAWPFYTPVDAIKLNLPDYHKIIKNPMDMGTIKKRLENNYYWTAGECMQDFNTMFTNCYIYNKPTDDIVLMAQALEKVFLQKVAQMPQEEVELLPPPPKGKARKPGAPPASEIQQSIALTTGSPSSSCPSSPPQPAQTPVIAATPVSTITSNVQAVPPATSMIPTAQPVVKKKGVKRKADTTTPTTCAITASRSESPTAMLESKHSKVISRRESTGRPIKPPKKDLEDGDVQQQGNKKNKLNDHLKYCDTILKEMLSKKHAAYAWPFYKPVDAEALELHDYHEIIKQPMDLSTVKKKMDSREYQDAQSFAADIRLMFSNCYKYNPPDHEVVAMARKLQDVFEMKFAKMPDEPAEPSSPSAVSATAVVSKSTGSSESSADSSSSSSDSEEERATRLAELQEQLKAVHEQLAALSQGPVSKPKKKKEKKEKEKKKKEKDKDKTKVKVEDDKKAKSSQPNKQTQQKKTSARKPNSTSTTRQQKKGGKPGSANYESDEEESLPMSYDEKRQLSLDINRLPGEKLGRVVHIIQSREPSLRDSNPDEIEIDFETLKPSTLRELERYVKSCLQKKQRKPLPGTGKKSAKSKEELVQEKKKELEKRLQDVSGQLNNNKKPPKKAEKAGSAQGGGPSRLSGSSSSSDSGSSSSSGSSSESSDSD
- the brd3b gene encoding bromodomain-containing protein 3b isoform X6 → MSVVTSPAQVPPPIVNPPPPEVTNPGKPGRKTNQLQYMQNVVVKTLWKHQFAWPFYTPVDAIKLNLPDYHKIIKNPMDMGTIKKRLENNYYWTAGECMQDFNTMFTNCYIYNKPTDDIVLMAQALEKVFLQKVAQMPQEEVELLPPPPKGKARKPGAPPASEIQQSIALTTGSPSSSCPSSPPQPAQTPVIAATPVSTITSNVQAVPPATSMIPTAQPVVKKKGVKRKADTTTPTTCAITASRSESPTAMLESKHSKVISRRESTGRPIKPPKKDLEDGDVQQQGNKKNKLNDHLKYCDTILKEMLSKKHAAYAWPFYKPVDAEALELHDYHEIIKQPMDLSTVKKKMDSREYQDAQSFAADIRLMFSNCYKYNPPDHEVVAMARKLQDVFEMKFAKMPDEPAEPSSPSAVSATAVVSKSTGSSESSADSSSSSSDSEEERATRLAELQEQQFAVEHPNGNRAGTKNGCAKHFQLKAVHEQLAALSQGPVSKPKKKKEKKEKEKKKKEKDKDKTKVKVEDDKKAKSSQPNKQTQQKKTSARKPNSTSTTRQQKKGGKPGSANYESDEEESLPMSYDEKRQLSLDINRLPGEKLGRVVHIIQSREPSLRDSNPDEIEIDFETLKPSTLRELERYVKSCLQKKQRKPLPEKAGSAQGGGPSRLSGSSSSSDSGSSSSSGSSSESSDSD
- the brd3b gene encoding bromodomain-containing protein 3b isoform X5; protein product: MSVVTSPAQVPPPIVNPPPPEVTNPGKPGRKTNQLQYMQNVVVKTLWKHQFAWPFYTPVDAIKLNLPDYHKIIKNPMDMGTIKKRLENNYYWTAGECMQDFNTMFTNCYIYNKPTDDIVLMAQALEKVFLQKVAQMPQEEVELLPPPPKGKARKPGAPPASEIQQSIALTTGSPSSSCPSSPPQPAQTPVIAATPVSTITSNVQAVPPATSMIPTAQPVVKKKGVKRKADTTTPTTCAITASRSESPTAMLESKHSKVISRRESTGRPIKPPKKDLEDGDVQQQGNKKNKLNDHLKYCDTILKEMLSKKHAAYAWPFYKPVDAEALELHDYHEIIKQPMDLSTVKKKMDSREYQDAQSFAADIRLMFSNCYKYNPPDHEVVAMARKLQDVFEMKFAKMPDEPAEPSSPSAVSATAVVSKSTGSSESSADSSSSSSDSEEERATRLAELQEQLKAVHEQLAALSQGPVSKPKKKKEKKEKEKKKKEKDKDKTKVKVEDDKKAKSSQPNKQTQQKKTSARKPNSTSTTRQQKKGGKPGSANYESDEEESLPMSYDEKRQLSLDINRLPGEKLGRVVHIIQSREPSLRDSNPDEIEIDFETLKPSTLRELERYVKSCLQKKQRKPLPGTGKKSAKSKEELVQEKKKELEKRLQDVSGQLNNNKKPPKKEKAGSAQGGGPSRLSGSSSSSDSGSSSSSGSSSESSDSD
- the brd3b gene encoding bromodomain-containing protein 3b isoform X3; this encodes MSVVTSPAQVPPPIVNPPPPEVTNPGKPGRKTNQLQYMQNVVVKTLWKHQFAWPFYTPVDAIKLNLPDYHKIIKNPMDMGTIKKRLENNYYWTAGECMQDFNTMFTNCYIYNKPTDDIVLMAQALEKVFLQKVAQMPQEEVELLPPPPKGKARKPGAPPASEIQQSIALTTGSPSSSCPSSPPQPAQTPVIAATPVSTITSNVQAVPPATSMIPTAQPVVKKKGVKRKADTTTPTTCAITASRSESPTAMLESKHSKVISRRESTGRPIKPPKKDLEDGDVQQQGNKKNKLNDHLKYCDTILKEMLSKKHAAYAWPFYKPVDAEALELHDYHEIIKQPMDLSTVKKKMDSREYQDAQSFAADIRLMFSNCYKYNPPDHEVVAMARKLQDVFEMKFAKMPDEPAEPSSPSAVSATAVVSKSTGSSESSADSSSSSSDSEEERATRLAELQEQQFAVEHPNGNRAGTKNGCAKHFQLKAVHEQLAALSQGPVSKPKKKKEKKEKEKKKKEKDKDKTKVKVEDDKKAKSSQPNKQTQQKKTSARKPNSTSTTRQQKKGGKPGSANYESDEEESLPMSYDEKRQLSLDINRLPGEKLGRVVHIIQSREPSLRDSNPDEIEIDFETLKPSTLRELERYVKSCLQKKQRKPLPGTGKKSAKSKEELVQEKKKELEKRLQDVSGQLNNNKKPPKKEKAGSAQGGGPSRLSGSSSSSDSGSSSSSGSSSESSDSD
- the brd3b gene encoding bromodomain-containing protein 3b isoform X7, whose translation is MSVVTSPAQVPPPIVNPPPPEVTNPGKPGRKTNQLQYMQNVVVKTLWKHQFAWPFYTPVDAIKLNLPDYHKIIKNPMDMGTIKKRLENNYYWTAGECMQDFNTMFTNCYIYNKPTDDIVLMAQALEKVFLQKVAQMPQEEVELLPPPPKGKARKPGAPPASEIQQSIALTTGSPSSSCPSSPPQPAQTPVIAATPVSTITSNVQAVPPATSMIPTAQPVVKKKGVKRKADTTTPTTCAITASRSESPTAMLESKHSKVISRRESTGRPIKPPKKDLEDGDVQQQGNKKNKLNDHLKYCDTILKEMLSKKHAAYAWPFYKPVDAEALELHDYHEIIKQPMDLSTVKKKMDSREYQDAQSFAADIRLMFSNCYKYNPPDHEVVAMARKLQDVFEMKFAKMPDEPAEPSSPSAVSATAVVSKSTGSSESSADSSSSSSDSEEERATRLAELQEQQFAVEHPNGNRAGTKNGCAKHFQLKAVHEQLAALSQGPVSKPKKKKEKKEKEKKKKEKDKDKTKVKVEDDKKAKSSQPNKQTQQKKTSARKPNSTSTTRQQKKGGKPGSANYESDEEESLPMSYDEKRQLSLDINRLPGEKLGRVVHIIQSREPSLRDSNPDEIEIDFETLKPSTLRELERYVKSCLQKKQRKPLQKAGSAQGGGPSRLSGSSSSSDSGSSSSSGSSSESSDSD
- the brd3b gene encoding bromodomain-containing protein 3b isoform X1, producing the protein MSVVTSPAQVPPPIVNPPPPEVTNPGKPGRKTNQLQYMQNVVVKTLWKHQFAWPFYTPVDAIKLNLPDYHKIIKNPMDMGTIKKRLENNYYWTAGECMQDFNTMFTNCYIYNKPTDDIVLMAQALEKVFLQKVAQMPQEEVELLPPPPKGKARKPGAPPASEIQQSIALTTGSPSSSCPSSPPQPAQTPVIAATPVSTITSNVQAVPPATSMIPTAQPVVKKKGVKRKADTTTPTTCAITASRSESPTAMLESKHSKVISRRESTGRPIKPPKKDLEDGDVQQQGNKKNKLNDHLKYCDTILKEMLSKKHAAYAWPFYKPVDAEALELHDYHEIIKQPMDLSTVKKKMDSREYQDAQSFAADIRLMFSNCYKYNPPDHEVVAMARKLQDVFEMKFAKMPDEPAEPSSPSAVSATAVVSKSTGSSESSADSSSSSSDSEEERATRLAELQEQQFAVEHPNGNRAGTKNGCAKHFQLKAVHEQLAALSQGPVSKPKKKKEKKEKEKKKKEKDKDKTKVKVEDDKKAKSSQPNKQTQQKKTSARKPNSTSTTRQQKKGGKPGSANYESDEEESLPMSYDEKRQLSLDINRLPGEKLGRVVHIIQSREPSLRDSNPDEIEIDFETLKPSTLRELERYVKSCLQKKQRKPLPGTGKKSAKSKEELVQEKKKELEKRLQDVSGQLNNNKKPPKKAEKAGSAQGGGPSRLSGSSSSSDSGSSSSSGSSSESSDSD
- the brd3b gene encoding bromodomain-containing protein 3b isoform X2; this translates as MSVVTSPAQVPPPIVNPPPPEVTNPGKPGRKTNQLQYMQNVVVKTLWKHQFAWPFYTPVDAIKLNLPDYHKIIKNPMDMGTIKKRLENNYYWTAGECMQDFNTMFTNCYIYNKPTDDIVLMAQALEKVFLQKVAQMPQEEVELLPPPPKGKARKPGAPPASEIQQSIALTTGSPSSSCPSSPPQPAQTPVIAATPVSTITSNVQAVPPATSMIPTAQPVVKKGVKRKADTTTPTTCAITASRSESPTAMLESKHSKVISRRESTGRPIKPPKKDLEDGDVQQQGNKKNKLNDHLKYCDTILKEMLSKKHAAYAWPFYKPVDAEALELHDYHEIIKQPMDLSTVKKKMDSREYQDAQSFAADIRLMFSNCYKYNPPDHEVVAMARKLQDVFEMKFAKMPDEPAEPSSPSAVSATAVVSKSTGSSESSADSSSSSSDSEEERATRLAELQEQQFAVEHPNGNRAGTKNGCAKHFQLKAVHEQLAALSQGPVSKPKKKKEKKEKEKKKKEKDKDKTKVKVEDDKKAKSSQPNKQTQQKKTSARKPNSTSTTRQQKKGGKPGSANYESDEEESLPMSYDEKRQLSLDINRLPGEKLGRVVHIIQSREPSLRDSNPDEIEIDFETLKPSTLRELERYVKSCLQKKQRKPLPGTGKKSAKSKEELVQEKKKELEKRLQDVSGQLNNNKKPPKKAEKAGSAQGGGPSRLSGSSSSSDSGSSSSSGSSSESSDSD